One Anaerolineales bacterium DNA segment encodes these proteins:
- a CDS encoding diguanylate cyclase has product MNPLDIRTVMASYIFSNAICLLVIFLMWRQNRTRFSGLGFWLADYSMQFAAVVLIAVRTWIPEIVAVLLGNGLVVAGTILLLLGLERFHGKRGPQIHNALLLAVFLALQVYFYVFSLNLTARNINLSLALTAVCGQCAWLMLRRADPQMRPNAQTAGIIFIGYVLASVFRIAADLAVPSSNDFFQSGIYDTLVLMTYQMLFVALTFSLFLMVNRRLRSDLEEDIAVRGRVEENFRVAQEKMATAFHASPDAILITRLRDGKLLEVNDGFDRLSGYARDEAMDSSTLQLSLWADPRERERMVAALAKEGRLHNFEADFRRKSGEVLHCLISAETIELAGEPHILSIVRDVSEWHRAREIVRLRLDLWEYSANHTVEELMRKALDEIEDLTGSAISFYHFVMEDEKTLALQAWSTRTLREFCRAEGKGMHYELDRAGVWADAVRLRKPVIHNDYAALPGRRGMPPGHAAVHRELVVPTLHGGRIVSVLGIGNKPSPYDERDAVLLDSIADIIWTIVDHKRTDEEIHRLQRRLEEMAVRDSLTGLFNRHYLDITLQRELARAAREKYAVSFILLDIDHFKRVNDTFGHKAGDGVLRELAGLLLKNSRASDIIFRYGGEEFLAMLPKVKPDAAFRVAEKWRTGFRNATMLLEYGGVQATISLGIAAFPAHGGSAAELIAAADRALYLAKTSGRNRSAVYQRTEPPAAA; this is encoded by the coding sequence ATGAATCCGTTGGACATCCGGACCGTGATGGCCAGCTACATCTTCAGCAACGCGATTTGCCTGCTGGTAATTTTTCTCATGTGGAGGCAGAACCGGACGCGGTTTTCCGGACTCGGCTTTTGGCTGGCGGATTACAGCATGCAATTCGCGGCCGTCGTGTTGATCGCCGTGCGAACATGGATTCCGGAAATCGTGGCGGTTCTGCTCGGCAACGGACTGGTCGTCGCGGGGACCATCTTGTTGCTCTTGGGATTGGAGCGTTTTCACGGGAAACGGGGACCCCAAATCCACAACGCCCTGCTCCTGGCGGTTTTTCTCGCCCTCCAGGTCTATTTCTACGTCTTCTCGCTGAACCTAACAGCCCGCAACATCAACCTTTCCCTCGCCCTGACGGCGGTTTGCGGCCAATGCGCCTGGCTAATGCTGAGGCGGGCGGATCCACAGATGCGCCCTAACGCCCAAACCGCGGGAATCATCTTCATCGGCTACGTCCTTGCCAGCGTGTTCCGCATCGCGGCGGACCTGGCTGTCCCATCCAGCAACGATTTCTTCCAATCCGGGATCTACGACACCCTGGTGCTGATGACCTACCAGATGCTGTTCGTCGCGCTCACCTTCAGCCTCTTCCTGATGGTGAACCGCCGGTTGAGATCGGATTTGGAGGAGGATATCGCCGTGCGGGGGCGGGTCGAGGAGAATTTTCGGGTCGCGCAGGAAAAAATGGCCACGGCCTTCCATGCCAGCCCGGACGCGATCCTGATCACCCGCCTGCGCGACGGGAAGCTGCTGGAGGTCAACGACGGTTTCGACCGGCTGTCGGGATACGCCCGCGACGAGGCGATGGACAGCTCCACCCTCCAGCTTTCCCTGTGGGCGGACCCACGCGAGCGCGAGCGGATGGTCGCCGCGCTCGCCAAGGAAGGCCGGCTGCACAATTTTGAAGCCGATTTCCGCAGGAAATCCGGGGAAGTCCTGCATTGCCTGATATCTGCCGAGACGATCGAGTTGGCCGGCGAGCCGCACATCCTTTCGATCGTCCGCGACGTCAGCGAGTGGCACCGGGCCCGCGAAATCGTCCGCCTGCGGCTGGACCTTTGGGAATATTCGGCGAACCACACCGTCGAGGAATTAATGCGCAAGGCGCTCGACGAGATTGAGGACCTTACCGGCAGCGCGATCAGCTTCTACCATTTCGTCATGGAGGACGAAAAAACCCTCGCCCTGCAAGCCTGGTCCACCCGGACCCTGCGCGAATTCTGCCGGGCGGAAGGCAAGGGTATGCATTACGAATTGGACCGGGCGGGCGTTTGGGCGGACGCCGTCCGCCTGCGGAAGCCGGTCATTCACAACGACTATGCGGCGCTCCCCGGTCGGAGAGGCATGCCGCCAGGGCACGCCGCCGTGCACCGCGAGCTGGTGGTGCCGACCCTGCACGGCGGGCGGATCGTTTCGGTGCTGGGGATCGGCAACAAACCCTCGCCGTACGACGAGCGCGACGCCGTCCTGTTGGATTCGATCGCCGACATCATCTGGACGATCGTCGACCATAAGCGGACCGACGAGGAAATCCACCGGCTGCAGCGGCGGCTGGAGGAGATGGCCGTCCGCGATTCGTTGACCGGACTCTTCAACCGCCACTACCTCGACATTACTCTCCAGCGCGAATTGGCGCGCGCGGCGCGCGAAAAATACGCTGTCAGCTTCATCCTGCTCGACATCGACCACTTCAAGCGGGTCAACGACACCTTCGGCCACAAGGCCGGAGACGGGGTGCTCCGGGAGCTGGCCGGCCTGCTGTTGAAGAACAGCCGGGCCAGCGACATCATTTTCCGCTACGGCGGGGAGGAATTCCTCGCCATGCTTCCCAAGGTCAAGCCCGATGCGGCCTTCCGCGTCGCCGAAAAATGGAGGACCGGATTCCGGAACGCGACCATGCTGCTGGAGTACGGCGGTGTGCAGGCCACCATCTCCTTGGGGATCGCGGCCTTCCCGGCGCACGGAGGATCCGCCGCGGAGTTGATCGCCGCCGCGGACCGGGCGCTGTACCTGGCGAAAACCTCGGGCCGCAACCGGTCCGCCGTCTATCAGAGAACAGAGCCGCCGGCGGCCGCCTGA
- a CDS encoding MFS transporter, which yields MNKNVAILSLTLIVVSLGFGMVIPVFPFLISDLGGGGTELGLLVAVAAATELLFGPMWGGLSDRIGRKPVLALGMFGFAVSLILFGIATELWMLYLFRALSGILTAAASSSAMAYVGDSIPQKERSGGMGILGAAGGLGLILGPGFGGALATVSLPTPFFAGAGIALVTVPLVLAFLPESLPAGGRPAGNASERPNLHRAVSDLRRSPVFFLLFLAFLASFGLANFEAVFGLYGLVKFQLGPGEIGVLLTVIGLVSTLGKIFTGALTLRWGDPAMIKGSLLAGSIGFLVLLAASSYLTIILATGFFILSKTFLRPSVLSLTSRRATLGQGMTMGLSNSAMSLGRIAGPLWAGLAFDLDIHYPYLSGAGILFVGFLASLAALASRASPPARAGTS from the coding sequence ATGAATAAAAACGTCGCAATCCTTTCCTTGACCCTGATCGTCGTCTCGCTCGGCTTCGGGATGGTCATCCCCGTCTTTCCGTTTCTGATTTCCGACCTGGGAGGCGGCGGGACCGAGCTCGGCTTGCTGGTGGCAGTCGCCGCCGCGACCGAGCTCCTGTTCGGGCCGATGTGGGGCGGACTCTCAGACCGCATTGGACGAAAACCGGTGCTCGCCCTGGGGATGTTCGGCTTCGCCGTTTCGCTGATCCTCTTCGGAATTGCCACGGAGCTTTGGATGCTGTACCTGTTCCGCGCGCTGTCGGGGATCCTGACCGCAGCGGCTTCATCGAGCGCGATGGCCTACGTCGGCGACAGCATCCCGCAGAAGGAGCGCAGCGGCGGGATGGGAATCCTCGGCGCGGCGGGCGGGCTGGGCCTGATCCTCGGCCCGGGATTCGGCGGAGCGCTGGCGACCGTCTCGCTCCCGACGCCGTTCTTCGCCGGGGCGGGAATAGCCCTGGTCACCGTCCCGCTGGTCCTTGCGTTTCTGCCCGAATCGCTCCCAGCCGGCGGACGGCCGGCCGGGAACGCGTCGGAGAGGCCAAACCTGCATCGGGCGGTATCCGACCTCCGGCGGAGCCCGGTCTTTTTCTTATTGTTTCTGGCTTTCCTCGCCAGCTTCGGTTTGGCCAACTTCGAAGCGGTGTTCGGCTTGTACGGATTGGTGAAATTCCAACTCGGCCCCGGGGAAATCGGCGTCCTGCTGACCGTCATCGGGCTGGTATCCACCCTGGGCAAGATCTTCACCGGCGCGCTCACCCTGCGCTGGGGCGACCCGGCCATGATCAAAGGCTCGCTTCTCGCCGGCTCGATCGGCTTTCTGGTCCTGCTGGCCGCCAGTTCCTACCTTACGATCATTCTTGCGACCGGCTTCTTCATCCTCTCGAAGACTTTTCTCCGGCCGTCGGTGCTCTCCCTCACCTCGCGCCGGGCGACGCTCGGCCAGGGCATGACTATGGGGTTGAGCAACTCCGCGATGAGCCTCGGCCGGATCGCCGGCCCGCTGTGGGCCGGGCTCGCCTTCGACCTCGACATCCACTATCCCTATCTCTCCGGCGCGGGGATCCTGTTCGTCGGGTTCCTGGCAAGTCTGGCCGCCTTGGCGTCCCGCGCGTCGCCCCCCGCCCGCGCCGGAACCTCCTGA
- a CDS encoding class I tRNA ligase family protein: MKPGLADALRAERIPFEERDGSLCITIPPDKIDRYLGIAQNHLQSGCWNEVVGTRWQFIFEDGIRDWDGLESEREILARCHGLEANVRDKRTLMEMVWTVEFYRDALFHDQKGPMINSMEFSGTPGEAAIRKVSEWLASRNAGGPAVSYRLRDWLISRQRFWGAPIPMVRCPVHGQVPVPEDQLPVLLPDDVEWKPTGESPLKLHPTWSHTTCPVCGGPAERETDTMDTFMCSSWYHLRYLSPKNEKAAFDPEEYGYWMPVDCYTGGIEHATMHLIYTRFFHKACRDMGITRGSEPMLQLRNQGIILGEDSEKMSKSRGNVIAPDILVEKYGADTVRAYLMFFARWDQGAPWSSTGIEGTHRWINRVWGLVTQSPQRASAPAEADAARTLTRTTHQTVRRVSRDFETFEFNTIVSALMEFTNTLYKYRETTLLGSPEWERAIDVLLLLAAPVAPHLTEELWHRRKGPGSESIHLQVWPSFDPALAAEEQVTVVVQVNGKLRERLQLPAGTGKDAACALALESDSVRKWLEGKTPRQVIFVPDRLINLVV; this comes from the coding sequence ATGAAGCCCGGCCTGGCCGACGCGCTGCGGGCCGAGCGGATCCCCTTTGAGGAGCGCGACGGATCGCTTTGCATCACCATTCCCCCGGACAAGATCGACCGCTACCTCGGGATTGCCCAAAACCACCTGCAAAGCGGGTGCTGGAACGAGGTCGTCGGAACCCGCTGGCAATTCATCTTCGAGGACGGAATTCGTGATTGGGACGGCCTCGAATCCGAGCGGGAAATTCTGGCGCGCTGCCATGGGTTGGAAGCGAACGTGCGCGACAAACGAACCCTGATGGAGATGGTCTGGACGGTCGAGTTCTACCGCGATGCCCTGTTCCACGACCAGAAAGGCCCGATGATTAACTCGATGGAATTCTCCGGAACGCCCGGAGAGGCCGCCATCCGCAAGGTTTCCGAGTGGCTGGCGTCGCGGAACGCCGGCGGACCGGCGGTTTCCTACCGCCTGCGGGATTGGCTGATTTCCCGCCAGCGGTTCTGGGGCGCGCCGATCCCGATGGTCCGCTGCCCGGTCCATGGGCAAGTGCCCGTGCCAGAGGATCAGTTGCCGGTGCTCCTGCCGGACGATGTCGAGTGGAAGCCGACCGGGGAGAGCCCGCTCAAACTGCACCCGACTTGGTCGCACACGACCTGCCCGGTGTGCGGCGGTCCGGCCGAACGCGAGACCGACACGATGGACACCTTCATGTGTTCCTCGTGGTATCACCTGCGCTACCTCAGCCCGAAGAACGAAAAGGCCGCGTTCGATCCGGAGGAATACGGGTATTGGATGCCGGTCGACTGCTACACCGGCGGGATCGAGCATGCCACCATGCACCTGATCTACACCCGCTTCTTCCACAAAGCCTGCCGCGACATGGGGATCACCCGCGGCAGCGAGCCGATGCTGCAGCTGCGCAACCAGGGGATCATCCTCGGCGAGGATTCGGAAAAAATGTCGAAGAGCCGCGGCAACGTGATCGCGCCCGACATCCTGGTGGAGAAGTACGGAGCCGACACCGTCCGCGCCTACCTGATGTTCTTCGCCCGCTGGGATCAGGGCGCACCGTGGAGCTCGACCGGCATCGAAGGCACCCACCGCTGGATCAACCGCGTCTGGGGGCTGGTTACCCAATCCCCGCAGCGCGCCTCCGCCCCGGCGGAGGCCGATGCCGCGCGGACTCTGACCCGCACCACCCACCAGACCGTCCGGCGGGTCTCCCGCGATTTCGAAACGTTCGAATTCAACACCATCGTCTCGGCGCTGATGGAATTCACCAACACGCTTTATAAATACCGCGAGACGACACTCTTAGGTTCACCGGAATGGGAGCGGGCGATCGACGTCCTGCTGCTGCTCGCGGCGCCGGTGGCCCCGCACTTGACGGAGGAGCTCTGGCACAGGCGCAAAGGTCCGGGTTCGGAATCCATCCACCTGCAGGTTTGGCCGTCGTTCGATCCGGCGCTGGCCGCCGAGGAGCAGGTCACCGTCGTGGTTCAGGTGAACGGCAAGCTTCGCGAACGGCTCCAGCTCCCGGCGGGAACCGGGAAGGACGCGGCCTGCGCCCTGGCGCTGGAGAGCGACTCCGTCCGCAAGTGGCTGGAGGGCAAAACCCCGCGCCAAGTGATCTTCGTGCCGGATAGGCTGATCAACCTGGTTGTATGA
- a CDS encoding GAF domain-containing sensor histidine kinase, which yields MYEQIEAVSQTASIFPPSGRPISYIILSMKANPAPGPMADVDRLHRISLELMRETSLDAVLDRTASVARRLTNARHAVVALLDDKGDLDRFVYSFSRPQDTEVYSVPAAWWKLIAALCREGTPLFSADVRNDARLAGMTDNRMGIRSALGIPLRLEEKIAGAVILADKQGEGEFTPEDRKGIEILASFAGVAVENALSRVNLQEDERELTERNRELAIFNDVSVAANTTLELEGILATTLDRMMLHFRMLSGQVFLLEEDAQDVRMAMQRGDLRLFYWEKDVFAYGEGLVGRAASSRELTVVVDPPAEPGFDEDSFRANGLRMMIGVPLNSKGRILGVMMLSSTEVMRFTDRQKALLEAVGLSVGTAVENGLLHRKAQRLAVMEERERIGMDLHDGIIQSIYAVGLSLEEGLLEIGKTSPEARSKLERAISGLNAVIRDIREYIADLRPKRFIFDNLAVGLDMLIREFCVNTPISAEAELSEEAGRWLAPAAADALFHIAQEALANVARHARATRLKVSLAQVGDRVVLEVADNGVGFEPARQVSVETHGLANMEERARVVNGALTVASEAGKGTTVRVSIPRIRPQTGNLAGRESRRRGEG from the coding sequence TTGTATGAGCAGATCGAGGCGGTCTCCCAGACCGCCTCGATCTTTCCGCCGTCGGGCCGGCCGATTTCCTATATAATCCTGAGCATGAAGGCAAATCCCGCCCCGGGGCCGATGGCGGATGTCGACCGCTTACACCGAATCAGCCTGGAATTAATGCGCGAGACCTCGCTCGACGCCGTCCTCGACCGGACGGCGAGCGTCGCGCGGCGGCTGACCAACGCCCGCCACGCCGTCGTCGCACTGTTGGACGACAAGGGGGATTTGGACCGGTTCGTATATTCCTTTTCCCGCCCCCAGGATACGGAGGTTTATTCGGTCCCGGCCGCATGGTGGAAACTCATCGCCGCCCTGTGCCGGGAGGGAACCCCGTTGTTCTCCGCGGACGTGCGGAACGATGCCCGCTTGGCCGGCATGACCGATAACCGGATGGGGATCCGTTCCGCCCTGGGGATTCCCTTGAGGCTGGAGGAAAAGATCGCGGGCGCGGTGATTCTCGCGGATAAGCAGGGGGAAGGGGAATTCACCCCGGAGGATCGGAAAGGGATCGAGATCCTCGCTTCCTTCGCCGGAGTTGCGGTTGAAAATGCGCTATCGCGGGTCAACCTGCAGGAGGACGAGCGCGAACTCACCGAGCGCAACCGGGAGCTGGCGATCTTCAACGACGTCTCCGTCGCCGCCAACACCACCCTGGAACTGGAAGGGATCCTGGCGACCACGCTGGACCGCATGATGCTGCACTTCCGGATGCTCAGCGGGCAGGTCTTTCTGTTGGAGGAGGACGCCCAGGACGTGCGCATGGCGATGCAGCGCGGCGACCTGCGTTTGTTCTACTGGGAGAAGGATGTCTTCGCCTACGGCGAAGGGTTGGTCGGGCGGGCGGCTTCGTCGCGCGAGCTCACGGTGGTGGTGGATCCTCCGGCCGAGCCCGGCTTTGACGAGGATTCTTTCCGCGCCAACGGCCTGCGGATGATGATCGGCGTTCCCCTCAATTCCAAGGGGCGGATCCTAGGCGTGATGATGCTCTCCTCCACGGAGGTGATGCGGTTCACCGATCGGCAGAAGGCGCTCCTCGAAGCGGTCGGATTGAGCGTCGGCACGGCCGTGGAAAACGGCCTGCTTCACCGCAAGGCTCAGCGCCTGGCCGTCATGGAAGAGCGCGAGCGGATCGGGATGGACCTGCACGACGGGATCATCCAGTCGATCTACGCCGTCGGCTTGAGCCTGGAGGAAGGCCTGTTGGAAATCGGCAAGACGTCGCCGGAGGCGCGCTCGAAACTAGAGCGGGCGATCTCCGGGCTGAATGCGGTGATCCGCGACATCCGCGAATACATCGCCGACCTGCGCCCCAAGCGGTTCATCTTCGACAACCTGGCGGTCGGATTGGATATGCTGATCCGCGAATTCTGCGTTAATACGCCGATCTCCGCCGAGGCCGAGCTTTCCGAGGAAGCCGGCCGCTGGCTCGCCCCCGCCGCGGCCGACGCGCTGTTTCACATCGCCCAGGAGGCGCTGGCGAACGTCGCGCGGCACGCGCGCGCCACCCGGTTGAAGGTCTCCCTGGCACAGGTCGGCGATCGGGTCGTGCTTGAAGTGGCGGACAACGGGGTCGGATTCGAACCGGCCCGGCAGGTGTCGGTGGAGACTCACGGATTGGCGAATATGGAGGAACGGGCGCGCGTAGTAAACGGGGCGCTGACCGTCGCCTCGGAGGCCGGGAAAGGGACCACCGTGCGGGTGTCCATCCCGCGGATCCGCCCGCAGACCGGCAACCTCGCCGGCCGGGAGTCGCGCCGGCGGGGCGAGGGATGA
- a CDS encoding metallophosphoesterase family protein, producing MANPHPARTFGLISDTHYLERLFGFPQRLEAVWAGVDLILHAGDVGDLAALDELGRIAPVAAVCGNDEPEQTRRTLPAQQLIAATGHRILLWHSHFPDRSEEIRRRSDAWGEKFHRIARRARDAGADIAVYGHTHVPMVCRFESVLLVNPGAIASGSYFTRQTVPSAGRLELAEGGESSAVLFDLRTGQARDFPAADPAEEFGKLGHRYQEWLVEGELIRDVEKLRKIDYRDFRNVFRGVKPEYKRAHTKSVFLRRTDLIAAFRSAEGLDPADREAVLAVLEGNADVSCRAD from the coding sequence ATGGCAAATCCACACCCGGCGAGAACCTTCGGTCTGATTTCCGACACCCACTATTTGGAGCGCCTGTTCGGTTTTCCGCAACGGCTTGAGGCTGTGTGGGCCGGTGTCGATCTCATCCTGCATGCCGGAGACGTCGGCGACCTGGCCGCTTTGGATGAATTGGGGCGCATCGCGCCGGTCGCGGCGGTTTGCGGGAACGACGAGCCGGAGCAAACCCGGCGTACGCTCCCGGCACAACAACTAATCGCGGCGACCGGACATCGGATCCTGCTTTGGCACAGTCACTTTCCGGACCGTTCGGAGGAAATCCGCCGCCGGAGCGACGCCTGGGGGGAAAAATTCCATAGGATCGCCCGCCGTGCAAGGGATGCGGGAGCGGATATCGCCGTCTACGGCCACACCCATGTGCCGATGGTTTGCCGGTTCGAAAGCGTCCTGCTGGTAAATCCAGGAGCGATTGCCTCGGGTAGTTATTTCACCCGGCAGACCGTCCCTTCCGCCGGACGGTTGGAATTGGCGGAGGGCGGTGAAAGCTCGGCCGTTCTATTCGATCTGAGAACCGGACAAGCCCGCGACTTCCCCGCCGCCGATCCCGCGGAGGAATTCGGCAAGCTCGGCCACCGGTATCAGGAATGGCTGGTGGAAGGGGAATTAATCCGGGATGTGGAAAAACTGCGCAAAATCGATTACCGGGATTTTCGGAACGTGTTCCGGGGCGTGAAGCCGGAATATAAACGGGCCCACACCAAATCGGTTTTCCTGCGCCGGACGGACCTGATTGCGGCGTTCCGTTCGGCCGAAGGATTGGATCCCGCCGACCGCGAAGCGGTCCTGGCGGTGCTGGAGGGGAACGCCGACGTCTCTTGCAGGGCAGATTGA
- a CDS encoding MBL fold metallo-hydrolase, which translates to MRIHFHGAAHTVTGSQYLIEANGRRILLECGLYQGRRSESFERNRNLPYTPRKVDAMILSHAHIDHSGNLPNLVKNGFSGPIHLTEATGGLLELVLLDSAHIQESDAAYVNKRHAKRGKPPVEPIYTTPDAEAVMPLLAGHAYDEPFEVVPGVQASFFDAGHIMGSAGMLLEISEHGKRRRLVFSGDIGRRGLPILRDPVLPPRADILMMECTYGDKLHRDPQVAEIELRDTLQKTIRRKGKVIIPSFAIGRTQELVYCMGRMIERGEIPRIPIVVDSPLAVGISDLYAKYPDYFDKEVVSLMKGGSKEKALGYEYVKFTRSVDESKALNDMPGPMVIISASGMAEGGRILHHLVNNIGDPNNMILIVSWQAPDTLGRRLAEQAKAVRIFGETVERRAEVATIGGFSAHAGQNFLYEYAKAAVDHSEALFLVHGEPKSALPFQEKLNSDNLSTPVYYPELGDQAEFH; encoded by the coding sequence ATGCGGATCCATTTCCACGGCGCGGCGCACACCGTTACCGGATCGCAGTACCTGATCGAGGCCAACGGCCGGAGAATCCTGCTCGAATGCGGTTTGTATCAGGGCCGGCGGTCCGAGAGTTTCGAGCGCAACCGCAACCTTCCCTACACCCCGCGCAAAGTCGACGCGATGATCCTTTCGCATGCCCATATCGACCACAGCGGCAACCTCCCCAACCTGGTGAAGAATGGATTTTCCGGTCCGATCCACCTGACCGAAGCGACGGGCGGCCTGCTGGAGTTGGTCCTGCTCGATTCGGCGCACATCCAGGAAAGCGACGCCGCCTACGTCAACAAGCGCCACGCCAAGCGCGGAAAGCCTCCGGTGGAGCCGATCTACACCACTCCCGACGCGGAGGCGGTGATGCCGCTGCTGGCCGGGCACGCCTACGACGAGCCCTTCGAGGTCGTCCCGGGCGTGCAAGCATCGTTCTTCGACGCCGGGCACATCATGGGCTCGGCGGGAATGCTGCTCGAGATTTCGGAGCATGGCAAACGCCGGCGGCTGGTGTTCTCCGGCGACATCGGGCGGCGCGGGCTTCCGATCCTGCGCGATCCGGTTCTGCCTCCGCGGGCGGATATCCTGATGATGGAATGCACCTACGGCGACAAGCTCCACCGCGATCCGCAAGTGGCGGAAATCGAACTGCGTGACACCCTCCAGAAAACGATCCGCCGCAAGGGCAAGGTCATCATCCCCTCCTTCGCGATCGGCCGGACCCAGGAGCTGGTGTATTGCATGGGACGGATGATCGAGCGGGGCGAAATTCCGCGGATCCCGATCGTCGTCGACAGCCCGCTGGCGGTCGGGATTTCGGATCTCTACGCGAAGTATCCGGATTATTTCGACAAAGAAGTGGTTTCCCTGATGAAGGGGGGCAGCAAGGAAAAGGCGCTGGGATACGAGTACGTTAAGTTCACGCGTTCGGTGGATGAATCCAAGGCGCTGAACGACATGCCCGGCCCGATGGTAATCATCTCCGCTTCGGGAATGGCGGAAGGCGGACGGATCCTGCATCACTTGGTGAACAACATTGGCGATCCGAACAACATGATCCTGATCGTTTCCTGGCAGGCGCCGGACACCCTCGGCCGCCGCTTGGCGGAACAGGCCAAAGCGGTGAGGATTTTCGGCGAAACCGTGGAACGCCGGGCGGAAGTGGCGACCATCGGCGGCTTTTCGGCGCACGCCGGACAGAATTTTCTTTATGAATACGCCAAGGCCGCCGTCGACCACTCGGAAGCGCTTTTCCTGGTCCACGGCGAACCGAAATCCGCGCTTCCCTTCCAGGAAAAATTGAACTCCGACAACCTCTCCACGCCGGTTTACTATCCGGAGTTGGGAGACCAAGCGGAATTCCACTAG
- a CDS encoding ribonuclease D yields MADKASPVFVQDFATLQSLAAEMRGIPRAGVDTESNSLHAYRERVCLIQISTSERDILIDPLAVADLSPLRSFFEDEGVEKIFHAAEYDLLCLRRDFGFRIRGLFDTYAAARSLGIRACGLNALLEREFGITLDKAMQRANWGRRPLTARQLEYARQDTRHLPALRDRLAAQVDSAGFTEELLDECRRLEGIPDLEQSAPEGNPFWRLRGAYDLPPGKRSILLALFEWREQEAQRIDRPSFHVLSGEAMVRLAQLAPDSQADLARAGLNGRTIERWGKGILKAVKHGKEIKPPHPERNGGMDERAQIRLEALRKWRKRKAEARGVESDVILCRDALFRIAREAPATPAALRQIPGLGSYRFEAYGGEILAALNHSP; encoded by the coding sequence ATGGCCGATAAGGCTTCCCCGGTCTTTGTCCAAGATTTCGCAACCCTGCAATCCCTGGCAGCGGAAATGCGCGGAATCCCGCGCGCCGGCGTCGATACCGAATCCAACAGCCTGCACGCCTACCGCGAGCGGGTTTGCCTGATCCAAATATCCACCTCCGAACGGGACATCTTGATCGACCCGTTGGCGGTTGCGGACCTCTCCCCGCTCCGGAGCTTCTTCGAGGATGAGGGAGTGGAAAAGATATTTCACGCCGCGGAATACGACCTACTCTGCCTGCGGCGGGATTTCGGATTTCGGATCCGCGGCCTGTTCGACACCTATGCCGCCGCCCGCTCCCTGGGAATCCGGGCGTGCGGCTTGAACGCGCTGCTCGAGCGGGAATTCGGGATCACCCTCGATAAAGCGATGCAGCGCGCCAATTGGGGCCGCCGGCCGTTGACCGCGCGCCAACTCGAATACGCCCGCCAGGATACCCGCCATCTGCCCGCCCTGCGCGATCGGCTCGCCGCGCAGGTCGACTCCGCGGGATTCACCGAAGAACTGTTGGACGAGTGCCGCCGCCTGGAGGGCATTCCGGATCTCGAGCAATCCGCGCCGGAGGGCAATCCGTTTTGGAGGCTGCGCGGAGCGTACGACCTGCCGCCGGGCAAACGATCGATCCTGCTGGCGCTGTTCGAATGGCGGGAGCAGGAAGCCCAGCGGATCGACCGCCCGTCGTTCCACGTTCTCTCCGGCGAGGCGATGGTCCGTCTGGCTCAGCTTGCTCCGGATTCTCAGGCGGACCTGGCGCGAGCCGGATTGAACGGCCGGACCATCGAACGCTGGGGAAAGGGAATTCTCAAAGCCGTCAAACACGGCAAGGAAATTAAACCGCCCCATCCCGAGCGCAACGGCGGAATGGACGAGCGGGCGCAAATCCGGTTGGAGGCGCTGCGCAAGTGGCGCAAGCGCAAGGCCGAAGCGCGGGGCGTGGAATCCGACGTCATTCTCTGCCGGGATGCGCTGTTCCGGATCGCCCGGGAAGCCCCGGCGACTCCCGCCGCTCTGCGGCAGATCCCGGGCCTGGGATCCTACCGATTTGAGGCATACGGCGGGGAAATCCTCGCCGCATTGAATCATTCCCCATAA